A window of the Kosakonia sp. BYX6 genome harbors these coding sequences:
- the pnp gene encoding polyribonucleotide nucleotidyltransferase: MLNPIVRKFQYGQHTVTLETGMMARQATAAVMVSMDDTAVFVTVVGQKKAKPGQDFFPLTVNYQERTYAAGKIPGGFFRREGRPSEGETLIARLIDRPVRPLFPEGFVNEVQVIATVVSVNPQVNPDIVAMIGASAALSLSGIPFNGPIGAARVGYINDQYVLNPTQEELKESKLDLVVAGTEAAVLMVESEAELLSEDQMLGAVVYGHEQQQVVIQNINDLVKEAGKPRWDWQPEVVNEALNARVAALAESRLSDAYRITDKQERYAQVDVIKSETIATLVAEDETLDANELGEILHAIEKNVVRSRVLAGEPRIDGREKDMIRGLDVRTGVLPRTHGSALFTRGETQALVTATLGTARDAQNIDELMGERTDSFLFHYNFPPYSVGETGMVGSPKRREIGHGRLAKRGVLAVMPEADKFPYTVRVVSEITESNGSSSMASVCGASLALMDAGVPVKAAVAGIAMGLVKEGDNFVVLSDILGDEDHLGDMDFKVAGSRDGISALQMDIKIEGITKEIMQVALNQAKGARLHILGVMEQAINAPRGDISEFAPRIHTIKINPDKIKDVIGKGGSVIRALTEETGTTIEIEDDGTVKIAATDGEKAKFAIRRIEEITAEIEVGRIYNGKVTRIVDFGAFVAIGGGKEGLVHISQIADKRVEKVTDYLQMGQEVPVKVLEVDRQGRIRLSIKEATEQTQPAEASEAPQADQGE, from the coding sequence TTGCTGAATCCGATCGTTCGTAAATTCCAATATGGTCAACATACCGTCACGCTGGAAACCGGCATGATGGCACGTCAGGCCACTGCTGCCGTTATGGTTAGCATGGATGACACCGCGGTATTCGTCACTGTTGTTGGCCAGAAAAAAGCAAAACCAGGTCAGGATTTTTTCCCTCTGACCGTTAACTATCAAGAGCGTACCTACGCTGCTGGTAAAATCCCAGGTGGTTTCTTCCGTCGCGAAGGCCGTCCGAGCGAAGGCGAAACTCTGATCGCGCGTCTGATTGACCGCCCGGTTCGCCCGCTGTTCCCGGAAGGCTTCGTTAACGAAGTTCAGGTTATCGCCACTGTTGTTTCCGTTAACCCGCAGGTTAACCCGGATATCGTTGCGATGATCGGTGCTTCTGCTGCGCTGTCTCTGTCTGGTATCCCGTTCAACGGCCCGATTGGCGCCGCTCGCGTGGGTTACATCAACGACCAATATGTGCTGAACCCAACTCAGGAAGAGCTGAAAGAAAGTAAGCTGGACTTGGTGGTTGCCGGTACTGAAGCCGCTGTGCTGATGGTTGAATCCGAAGCAGAACTGCTGAGCGAAGACCAGATGCTGGGCGCGGTAGTATATGGCCACGAACAGCAGCAGGTTGTTATACAGAACATTAACGATCTGGTGAAAGAAGCAGGTAAACCGCGTTGGGATTGGCAGCCAGAAGTAGTAAACGAAGCGCTGAACGCGCGCGTAGCGGCACTGGCTGAATCGCGTCTGAGCGATGCCTACCGCATCACCGACAAACAGGAGCGTTACGCTCAGGTTGACGTGATCAAATCCGAAACCATCGCTACGCTGGTTGCTGAAGATGAAACCCTTGACGCTAACGAGCTGGGTGAAATCCTGCACGCTATCGAGAAAAACGTTGTTCGTAGCCGCGTTCTGGCTGGCGAACCGCGCATTGATGGTCGTGAAAAAGATATGATCCGTGGTCTGGACGTTCGTACCGGTGTTCTGCCGCGTACTCACGGTTCCGCTCTGTTCACCCGTGGTGAAACCCAGGCGCTGGTTACTGCGACGCTGGGTACGGCGCGTGATGCGCAGAACATCGACGAACTGATGGGCGAGCGCACTGACAGTTTCCTGTTCCATTACAACTTCCCTCCGTACTCCGTTGGTGAAACCGGGATGGTAGGTTCGCCGAAACGTCGTGAAATTGGTCACGGTCGTCTGGCGAAACGCGGTGTGCTGGCAGTTATGCCGGAAGCAGATAAATTCCCGTACACCGTACGTGTGGTATCTGAAATCACCGAATCTAACGGTTCCTCTTCCATGGCTTCCGTTTGTGGCGCATCTCTGGCGCTGATGGATGCGGGTGTGCCGGTGAAAGCCGCTGTTGCGGGTATCGCGATGGGGCTGGTGAAAGAAGGCGACAACTTTGTTGTTCTGTCTGACATCCTGGGCGACGAAGATCACCTGGGCGATATGGACTTCAAAGTTGCGGGCTCCCGCGACGGTATCTCTGCACTGCAGATGGATATCAAAATTGAAGGTATCACCAAAGAGATCATGCAGGTTGCGCTGAACCAGGCGAAAGGCGCTCGTCTGCATATTCTGGGTGTTATGGAACAGGCGATTAACGCGCCGCGTGGCGATATCTCTGAATTCGCACCGCGCATCCATACCATCAAGATCAACCCGGACAAAATTAAAGACGTTATCGGTAAAGGCGGCTCCGTTATTCGTGCCCTGACCGAAGAAACCGGCACGACCATTGAAATCGAAGACGATGGTACCGTGAAAATCGCGGCAACCGACGGTGAGAAAGCGAAATTCGCAATTCGCCGTATCGAAGAGATCACTGCTGAGATCGAAGTAGGACGTATCTACAACGGTAAAGTGACTCGTATCGTTGATTTTGGTGCGTTTGTTGCCATCGGTGGTGGCAAAGAAGGCTTGGTACACATTTCTCAGATCGCTGATAAGCGCGTTGAGAAAGTGACTGATTACCTGCAAATGGGCCAGGAAGTACCGGTGAAAGTTCTGGAAGTTGACCGCCAGGGCCGTATTCGTCTAAGCATTAAAGAAGCGACTGAACAAACTCAGCCTGCTGAAGCGTCAGAAGCGCCGCAAGCAGATCAGGGCGAGTAA
- a CDS encoding DEAD/DEAH family ATP-dependent RNA helicase has product MAEFETTFADLGLKAPILEALNDLGYEKPSPIQAECIPHLLSGRDVLGMAQTGSGKTAAFSLPLLNNIDPDLRAPQILVLAPTRELAVQVAEAMTDFSKHMRGVNVVALYGGQRYDVQLRALRQGPQIVVGTPGRLLDHLKRGTLDLSRLSGLVLDEADEMLRMGFIEDVETIMAQIPEGHQTALFSATMPEAIRRITRRFMKDPQEVRIQSSVTTRPDISQSYWTVYGMRKNEALVRFLEAEDFDAAIIFVRTKNATLEVAEALERNGYNSAALNGDMNQALREQTLERLKDGRLDILIATDVAARGLDVERISLVVNYDIPMDSESYVHRIGRTGRAGRAGRALLFVENRERRLLRNIERTMKLTIPEVELPNAELLGKRRLEKFAAKVQLQLESSDLDQYRALLAKIQPSSEEEMDIETLAAALLKMAQGERPLILPPDAPMRPRREFRERDERFERRGDRNDRAPRGERAERGGEDRPRRERRDVGEMELYRIEVGRDDGVEVRHIVGAIANEGDISSRYIGNIKLFGTHSTIELPKGMPGEVLQHFTRTRILNKPMNMQLLGDAQPRERSERRPAGGGERRGGFGGERREGGRGGEGRRFSGERQEGRGFGGERRAPRRDDSTTSRRRNDA; this is encoded by the coding sequence ATGGCTGAATTCGAAACCACTTTTGCAGATCTGGGCCTGAAGGCTCCTATCCTTGAAGCCCTTAACGATCTCGGTTACGAAAAACCATCTCCGATCCAGGCTGAGTGCATTCCGCACCTGCTGAGCGGTCGTGACGTGCTGGGTATGGCCCAGACTGGTAGCGGTAAAACGGCAGCGTTTTCTCTGCCGCTACTCAATAACATCGATCCGGACCTGCGTGCGCCGCAGATCCTCGTGCTTGCTCCGACCCGCGAACTGGCGGTTCAGGTAGCTGAAGCAATGACCGATTTCTCTAAACATATGCGCGGCGTAAACGTGGTTGCCCTGTACGGCGGCCAGCGTTATGACGTGCAGTTACGCGCCCTGCGCCAGGGCCCGCAGATCGTGGTCGGTACGCCGGGTCGTCTGCTGGATCACCTGAAACGCGGCACGCTGGATCTCTCTCGCCTGAGCGGTCTGGTGCTGGATGAAGCCGACGAAATGCTGCGCATGGGCTTTATCGAAGACGTTGAAACCATCATGGCGCAGATCCCGGAGGGTCATCAGACCGCTCTGTTCTCTGCAACCATGCCGGAAGCTATCCGTCGCATTACCCGTCGCTTTATGAAAGACCCGCAGGAAGTGCGCATTCAGTCCAGCGTGACTACTCGTCCGGACATCAGCCAGAGCTACTGGACTGTGTACGGCATGCGTAAAAACGAAGCACTGGTTCGCTTCCTGGAAGCTGAAGATTTCGACGCGGCGATCATTTTCGTGCGTACCAAAAACGCAACGCTGGAAGTCGCCGAAGCGCTGGAGCGCAATGGTTACAACAGCGCCGCGCTGAACGGTGACATGAACCAGGCGCTGCGTGAGCAGACTCTGGAGCGCCTGAAAGACGGTCGTCTGGATATCCTGATCGCGACCGACGTTGCGGCCCGTGGTCTGGACGTTGAGCGTATCAGCCTGGTTGTTAACTACGACATCCCGATGGATTCCGAATCCTACGTTCACCGTATCGGCCGTACCGGTCGTGCGGGTCGTGCTGGGCGCGCGCTGCTGTTCGTTGAGAACCGCGAGCGTCGTCTGCTGCGCAACATCGAACGTACAATGAAGCTGACCATTCCGGAAGTAGAACTGCCGAACGCAGAACTGCTGGGCAAACGCCGTCTGGAAAAATTCGCAGCCAAAGTTCAGCTGCAACTGGAAAGCAGCGATCTGGATCAGTACCGTGCGCTGCTGGCGAAAATCCAGCCTTCTTCTGAAGAAGAGATGGACATCGAAACGCTGGCCGCTGCACTGCTGAAAATGGCACAGGGCGAACGTCCGCTGATTCTGCCGCCGGATGCGCCGATGCGTCCGCGTCGTGAATTCCGCGAACGTGATGAGCGTTTCGAACGTCGTGGCGATCGTAACGATCGTGCCCCGCGTGGCGAACGTGCTGAGCGTGGCGGTGAAGATCGTCCGCGTCGCGAACGTCGTGATGTTGGCGAAATGGAACTGTACCGCATTGAAGTGGGTCGTGATGACGGTGTTGAAGTTCGTCATATCGTTGGCGCAATTGCTAACGAAGGTGATATCAGCAGCCGTTACATCGGTAACATCAAGCTGTTCGGTACTCACTCCACTATCGAGCTGCCGAAAGGCATGCCGGGCGAAGTCCTGCAACACTTCACTCGCACGCGTATTCTGAACAAGCCGATGAATATGCAGCTGCTGGGCGATGCACAACCGCGTGAGCGCAGCGAACGTCGTCCTGCCGGTGGCGGTGAACGTCGCGGTGGTTTCGGTGGCGAACGTCGTGAAGGCGGTCGCGGTGGTGAAGGTCGCCGTTTCAGCGGTGAACGTCAGGAAGGTCGTGGTTTTGGTGGCGAACGCCGCGCACCGCGCCGTGACGACAGCACCACCAGCCGTCGTCGTAACGACGCGTAA
- a CDS encoding U32 family peptidase, which produces MKYSLGPVLYYWPKETLEDFYHQAAASQADVIYLGEAVCSKRRATKVGDWLEMAKTLASSGKQVVLSTLALVQASSELNELKRYVDNGEFLLEASDLGVVNLCAERKLPFIAGHALNCYNAVTLRLLLRQGMVRWCMPVELSRDWLINLLDQCETLGIRQQFEVEVLSYGHLPLAYSARCFTARSEDRPKDECETCCIKYPNGRSVLSQENQQVFVLNGIQTMSGYVYNLGNELASMKGIVDIVRLSPMGTETFAMLEAFKANEAGNAPLPLASNSDCNGYWRRLPGLQLQC; this is translated from the coding sequence ATGAAATATTCATTAGGGCCGGTGCTTTATTACTGGCCAAAAGAGACGCTGGAAGATTTTTACCACCAGGCTGCCGCAAGCCAGGCCGATGTGATTTATCTTGGCGAAGCGGTGTGCAGTAAGCGACGCGCCACCAAAGTGGGCGACTGGCTGGAGATGGCGAAAACACTGGCGAGCAGCGGCAAGCAAGTGGTGCTTTCCACGCTGGCGCTGGTGCAGGCCTCGTCCGAGTTAAACGAACTTAAGCGTTATGTGGATAACGGCGAATTCCTGCTGGAAGCCAGCGATTTGGGGGTGGTGAATCTGTGCGCCGAGCGCAAGCTGCCGTTCATCGCCGGGCATGCGTTGAACTGTTATAACGCGGTCACGTTGCGCCTGCTGCTTAGGCAAGGCATGGTGCGTTGGTGCATGCCGGTGGAACTCTCTCGCGACTGGCTGATTAACCTGCTCGATCAGTGCGAAACGCTCGGCATTCGCCAACAATTTGAAGTGGAAGTGCTGAGCTACGGTCATCTGCCACTGGCTTATTCCGCGCGCTGCTTTACCGCGCGTTCGGAAGACCGGCCAAAAGATGAGTGCGAAACGTGCTGCATTAAATACCCGAACGGGCGCAGCGTGCTGTCACAGGAAAACCAGCAGGTGTTTGTGCTCAATGGCATCCAGACCATGAGCGGTTATGTTTATAACCTTGGCAATGAACTGGCGTCGATGAAAGGGATTGTCGATATCGTGCGTCTGTCGCCGATGGGCACAGAAACGTTTGCCATGCTGGAGGCATTTAAAGCCAACGAAGCGGGCAACGCACCGCTGCCGCTGGCGTCGAACAGCGATTGCAATGGCTACTGGCGCAGGCTGCCAGGGTTGCAGCTACAGTGCTAA
- the nlpI gene encoding lipoprotein NlpI, producing MKPFLRWCFVATALTLAGCSNSAWRKSEVLAVPLQPTLQQEVILARMEQILASRALSDDERAQLLYERGVLYDSLGLRALARNDFSQALAIRPDMPEVFNYLGIYLTQAGNFDAAYEAFDSVLELDPTYNYAHLNRGIALHYGGRDKLAQDDLLAFYQDDPNDPFRSLWLYIVERKLDENKAKEALKQRFEKSDKEQWGWNIVEFYLGDISEPTLMDRLKADATDNTSLAEHLSETNFYLGKYYLSLGDKDSATALFKLAVANNVHNFVEHRYALLELALLGQEQDDLAESDQQ from the coding sequence ATGAAGCCTTTTTTGCGCTGGTGTTTCGTTGCGACAGCTTTAACGCTGGCAGGATGCAGCAACTCTGCCTGGCGTAAGAGCGAAGTCCTCGCGGTGCCATTGCAACCGACTTTGCAGCAAGAAGTGATTCTGGCACGCATGGAACAAATTCTTGCCAGTCGGGCTTTATCCGATGACGAGCGCGCACAGCTTTTATATGAGCGCGGAGTATTGTATGATAGCCTCGGTTTGAGAGCTTTAGCGCGAAATGATTTCTCACAAGCGCTGGCAATCCGACCCGATATGCCGGAAGTATTCAATTACTTAGGCATTTATTTAACGCAGGCAGGCAATTTTGATGCTGCCTATGAAGCGTTTGATTCTGTACTTGAGCTTGATCCAACTTACAACTACGCGCACTTAAATCGCGGCATCGCCCTGCATTACGGCGGTCGTGACAAGTTAGCGCAAGATGATCTGCTGGCGTTTTATCAAGACGATCCTAATGATCCTTTCCGTAGCCTGTGGCTTTACATCGTTGAGCGGAAGCTCGATGAGAACAAGGCGAAAGAAGCCCTGAAACAGCGCTTCGAGAAATCGGACAAGGAACAATGGGGATGGAATATTGTCGAGTTCTACCTCGGTGACATTAGCGAACCAACGCTGATGGATCGCCTGAAGGCGGACGCAACGGATAACACCTCGCTCGCTGAGCATCTCAGTGAAACCAACTTCTATTTAGGTAAGTACTACCTAAGTCTGGGGGACAAGGACAGCGCTACGGCACTGTTCAAACTAGCGGTTGCCAACAACGTCCATAATTTTGTTGAGCATCGTTACGCATTGTTGGAATTAGCGCTCTTGGGCCAGGAGCAAGACGACCTGGCAGAATCGGACCAGCAATAG
- a CDS encoding luciferase-like monooxygenase: MSDKTIPFSVLDLAPIPQDSSAREAFAHSLDLAKLAEKRGYHRFWLAEHHNMTGIASAATSVLIGYLAANTQALHLGSGGVMLPNHSPLVIAEQFGTLNTLYPGRIDLGLGRAPGSDQRTMMALRRHMSGDIDNFPRDVAELVDWFDAVDPNPHVRPVPGYGEKIPVWLLGSSLYSAQLAAQLGLPFAFASHFAPDMLFQALHLYRTNFKPSARLEKPYAMVCINIVAADSNRDAEFLFTSMQQAFVKLRRGETAQLPPPIPNMDQFWSPSEQYGVQQALSMSLVGDKAKVRHGLESILRETEADEIMVNGQIFDHQARLYSFELAMQVKEELLG; the protein is encoded by the coding sequence ATGTCTGATAAAACCATTCCTTTTTCGGTGCTGGACCTGGCACCGATTCCGCAAGATTCCAGCGCTCGCGAGGCGTTTGCCCATTCACTGGATCTGGCGAAGCTTGCCGAAAAACGCGGTTATCACCGCTTCTGGCTGGCAGAACATCACAACATGACCGGTATTGCCAGCGCGGCGACGTCGGTGCTGATTGGGTATTTGGCGGCGAATACGCAAGCCCTGCACCTTGGTTCTGGCGGCGTTATGTTGCCAAACCATTCACCGCTGGTGATTGCCGAGCAGTTCGGCACGCTGAACACGCTCTATCCTGGACGAATCGATCTTGGCCTTGGCCGTGCGCCGGGCAGCGATCAACGCACCATGATGGCGCTGCGTCGCCATATGAGCGGCGATATTGATAATTTCCCTCGTGATGTGGCGGAACTGGTGGACTGGTTTGACGCCGTCGATCCGAACCCGCATGTGCGCCCGGTGCCGGGTTATGGCGAAAAAATTCCGGTCTGGCTGCTTGGCTCCAGCTTGTACAGCGCGCAACTGGCTGCCCAACTTGGCCTGCCGTTTGCCTTTGCCTCGCATTTCGCCCCGGATATGCTGTTCCAGGCGCTGCATCTTTATCGCACCAACTTCAAACCATCTGCTCGCCTGGAAAAACCGTACGCAATGGTGTGCATCAATATTGTTGCCGCCGATAGCAACCGCGATGCGGAATTCCTCTTCACCTCTATGCAGCAGGCCTTTGTGAAGCTGCGCCGTGGCGAGACGGCACAGTTGCCGCCGCCCATTCCAAATATGGATCAGTTCTGGTCGCCGTCCGAGCAGTACGGTGTGCAGCAGGCGCTGAGCATGTCGCTGGTGGGTGATAAAGCGAAAGTGCGCCACGGGCTGGAGTCGATTCTGCGTGAAACAGAGGCGGATGAGATTATGGTTAACGGGCAGATTTTCGATCACCAGGCGCGGCTCTACTCCTTTGAACTGGCGATGCAGGTGAAAGAGGAGTTGCTTGGGTAG
- the mtr gene encoding tryptophan permease, giving the protein MSTLTTTQASPSLFGGVVIIGGTIIGAGMFSLPVVMSGAWFFWSLLALLFTWFCMLHSGLMILEANLNYHSGASFDTITKDLLGKGWNLVNGLSIAFVLYILTYAYISASGSILHHTFAEMSLNVPPRLAGLVFALAVAFIVWLSTHAVSRMTAIVLGAKVITFFLTFGSLLGHVEPTTLLNVAQGNTSYTPYLLMTLPFCLASFGYHGNVPSLMKYYGKDPRTIIRCLVYGTLLALGLYVIWLLVTMGNIPRPAFIDIAAKGGNIDVLVQALSGVLNSRSLDLLLVIFSNFAVASSFLGVTLGLFDYLADLFKFDDSPLGRFKTALLTFVPPIVGGLLWPNGFLYAIGYAGLAATVWAAIVPALLANASRKRFGSPTFRVWGGKPMIILILLFGAGNAVVHLLSSFNVLPVYQ; this is encoded by the coding sequence ATGTCGACACTGACAACCACTCAGGCTTCCCCTTCGCTGTTCGGCGGGGTGGTGATTATCGGCGGCACCATCATTGGCGCAGGCATGTTTTCCCTGCCGGTGGTGATGTCCGGCGCGTGGTTCTTCTGGTCACTTCTGGCGTTATTGTTTACCTGGTTTTGCATGCTGCATTCAGGCTTGATGATCCTGGAGGCCAACCTCAATTATCACAGCGGCGCAAGCTTCGACACCATCACCAAAGACCTGCTCGGTAAAGGCTGGAATCTGGTGAATGGTCTCTCTATCGCCTTCGTGCTTTATATCCTGACGTACGCTTACATCTCCGCGAGCGGGTCTATTCTGCACCACACCTTTGCAGAGATGTCATTGAACGTGCCGCCGCGCCTGGCAGGGCTGGTTTTTGCACTGGCGGTGGCGTTTATCGTTTGGCTCTCCACCCATGCCGTCAGCCGTATGACGGCGATTGTGCTGGGCGCGAAAGTAATTACTTTCTTTCTCACTTTTGGCAGCCTGCTGGGGCATGTTGAACCCACGACGCTGCTGAATGTCGCGCAGGGCAATACGTCTTACACACCGTATTTGCTGATGACGCTACCGTTCTGTTTGGCCTCGTTTGGTTACCACGGTAATGTTCCCAGCCTGATGAAATATTATGGCAAAGACCCGCGCACCATTATTCGCTGCCTGGTGTACGGTACGCTGCTGGCGCTGGGGCTTTATGTCATCTGGTTGCTGGTCACCATGGGGAATATTCCGCGCCCGGCGTTTATCGATATCGCGGCCAAAGGCGGTAATATTGATGTGCTGGTGCAGGCATTGAGCGGTGTGCTTAATAGCCGCAGCCTGGATCTGCTGCTGGTGATTTTTTCGAACTTTGCCGTTGCCAGTTCCTTCCTCGGCGTGACGCTAGGGTTGTTTGATTACCTGGCAGACTTGTTCAAATTTGATGATTCCCCGCTGGGGCGCTTTAAGACAGCACTACTGACATTTGTGCCGCCGATTGTCGGAGGCTTACTGTGGCCGAATGGCTTTTTGTATGCCATTGGGTATGCGGGTTTAGCGGCGACAGTTTGGGCTGCGATTGTCCCGGCTTTGCTGGCGAACGCATCCCGCAAACGCTTTGGTAGCCCGACATTCCGCGTCTGGGGTGGCAAACCGATGATCATCCTGATCCTGCTGTTTGGTGCTGGCAACGCGGTGGTCCACTTGTTATCCAGCTTTAATGTATTGCCGGTGTATCAGTAG
- the truB gene encoding tRNA pseudouridine(55) synthase TruB, producing the protein MSRPRRRGRDVHGVLLLDKQQGASSNDVLQKVKRLYNANRAGHTGALDPLATGMLPICLGEATKFSQYLLDSDKRYRVIARLGQRTDTSDADGQIVEERPVTFSADQLAAALESFRGDTQQVPSMYSALKYQGKKLYEYARQGIDVPREARPITVYELLFIRHEGNELELEIHCSKGTYIRTIIDDLGEKLGCGAHVIYLRRLAVSKYPVERMVTLEHLRELVEQAEQQEIPAAQLLDPLLMPMDSPASDFPLVNIPSMVAAYFKNGQPVRASGVPVEGLVRVTEGDDAKFIGMGEIDDDGRIAPRRLVVEYPAV; encoded by the coding sequence ATGAGTCGTCCTCGTCGTCGCGGTCGCGACGTGCATGGCGTGCTGTTGCTGGATAAACAGCAGGGCGCTTCCAGCAATGATGTTCTGCAGAAAGTAAAACGTCTCTACAATGCCAACCGCGCCGGGCATACCGGTGCGCTGGATCCGCTAGCAACCGGCATGCTGCCAATTTGCCTGGGCGAGGCGACGAAGTTTTCCCAATATCTGCTGGACTCCGACAAACGCTATCGCGTGATTGCTCGCCTTGGGCAGCGTACCGATACGTCCGATGCAGATGGGCAGATTGTCGAAGAACGTCCCGTTACGTTCAGCGCCGATCAGCTGGCCGCTGCGCTGGAAAGTTTTCGCGGTGATACGCAACAAGTGCCGTCGATGTATTCAGCCCTGAAATATCAGGGAAAGAAGCTCTACGAATATGCGCGCCAGGGCATTGATGTCCCGCGCGAAGCACGGCCAATCACTGTTTACGAACTGCTGTTTATTCGCCACGAAGGCAACGAACTAGAATTGGAAATCCATTGTTCGAAAGGCACGTACATTCGCACTATCATTGATGATCTCGGCGAGAAGTTGGGTTGCGGTGCGCATGTTATCTACCTGCGTCGGCTGGCGGTAAGTAAATATCCGGTTGAACGCATGGTCACGCTTGAACACTTGCGTGAATTGGTTGAGCAGGCTGAGCAGCAGGAGATTCCGGCGGCTCAGTTGCTGGATCCCTTACTGATGCCAATGGACAGCCCGGCATCGGATTTCCCGCTGGTGAATATTCCGTCTATGGTTGCCGCGTATTTCAAAAATGGCCAACCAGTGCGTGCGTCTGGCGTGCCAGTTGAAGGGCTGGTGCGCGTGACGGAAGGTGATGATGCGAAGTTCATCGGGATGGGCGAAATAGATGATGATGGGCGTATTGCGCCGCGTCGTCTGGTGGTTGAGTATCCTGCCGTATAA
- the yrbN gene encoding protein YrbN, translated as MKIANLFHDELCRLAANDIEALVLHG; from the coding sequence ATGAAAATTGCTAATCTTTTTCACGATGAGTTATGTAGACTGGCCGCCAATGACATAGAGGCACTTGTACTACATGGCTGA
- the rbfA gene encoding 30S ribosome-binding factor RbfA, with the protein MAKEFGRPQRVSQELQKEIAIILQREIKDPRLGMMTTVSGVEVSRDLAYAKVFVTFLNDKDEASVKAGIKALQDASGFIRTLLGKAMRLRIVPELTFFYDNSLVEGMRMSNLVTSVVKHDDERRVNPDDSKED; encoded by the coding sequence ATGGCGAAAGAATTTGGTCGCCCGCAGCGCGTATCTCAGGAATTGCAAAAAGAGATCGCAATTATCCTGCAGCGTGAAATCAAAGATCCGCGTCTGGGTATGATGACTACCGTTTCCGGGGTCGAAGTTTCTCGCGATCTGGCTTATGCCAAAGTGTTTGTTACCTTCCTCAACGACAAAGATGAAGCGTCTGTAAAAGCAGGCATCAAGGCGTTGCAGGATGCATCTGGTTTTATCCGCACCTTGCTGGGTAAAGCGATGCGTTTGCGTATCGTGCCTGAACTGACGTTCTTCTACGACAACTCCTTGGTCGAAGGGATGCGCATGTCCAACCTGGTGACCAGCGTGGTGAAACACGATGATGAACGTCGTGTTAACCCGGACGACAGCAAGGAGGACTGA
- the rpsO gene encoding 30S ribosomal protein S15, with the protein MSLSVEAKAKIVSEFGRGSNDSGSTEVQVALLTAQINHLQGHFAEHKKDHHSRRGLLRMVSQRRKLLDYLKRKDVARYTALIERLGLRR; encoded by the coding sequence ATGTCTCTAAGCGTTGAAGCTAAAGCAAAAATCGTTTCCGAGTTTGGTCGTGGTTCTAACGACAGCGGTTCTACCGAAGTTCAGGTTGCACTGCTGACTGCTCAGATCAACCACCTGCAGGGTCACTTTGCAGAGCACAAAAAAGATCACCACAGCCGTCGTGGTCTGCTGCGCATGGTTTCTCAGCGTCGTAAACTGCTCGACTACCTGAAACGTAAAGACGTTGCACGCTACACCGCGCTGATCGAGCGTCTGGGTCTGCGTCGCTAA